Proteins encoded by one window of Gigantopelta aegis isolate Gae_Host unplaced genomic scaffold, Gae_host_genome ctg2572_pilon_pilon, whole genome shotgun sequence:
- the LOC121391509 gene encoding LOW QUALITY PROTEIN: septin-1-like (The sequence of the model RefSeq protein was modified relative to this genomic sequence to represent the inferred CDS: inserted 2 bases in 2 codons; deleted 2 bases in 1 codon), with translation MSNSLGFHNLPFLAHRKSVKKGFEFTIMVVGESGLGKSTLVRSXFLTNLFGNKTCPPADDRIKPTPSIDATTVDIEEKGVKXRLTVVDTPGFGDAVDNRGCWQPIIDFINEKYDQYFRDESGLNRRNIEDHRVHCCLYFINPSGHGLKPLDVQFMKELHNLVNIIPVIAKADTLTPSEVKKLKTKVLQEIMDNGIRIYNGEIDEEDDSPEIKELRDAIPMAVVGSTTLLEVGGKRVRGRLYPWGIENKEHCDYVLLRNMLIRTHMQDLKDYTQDVHYENFRKKKLLQGSPGRRLEEMRRQMAMLQAQLRVGLKLILFEAQTHTVHDIINNF, from the exons ATGTCTAACTCTCTCGGGTTCCATAACTTGCCTTTCCTAGCTCATAGGAAATCGGTCAAGAAAGGCTTCGAATTTACCATAATGGTCGTAG GCGAGTCTGGTCTTGGTAAGTCAACTTTAGTGCGGT CTTTTTTGACTAACCTGTTTGGCAATAAAACTTGTCCACCAGCGGAC GATCGAATTAAACCTACACCTAGCATTGATGCAACAACAGTAGATATCGAAGAGAAAGGAGTTA TGAGGTTAACCGTGGTCGATACACCTGGTTTTGGGGATGCTGTTGACAATAGAGGATG TTGGCAACCAATTATTGATTTTATCAATGAAAAATATGACCAATATTTCAGAGATGAGTCTGGTTTGAATCGTCGGAATATCGAGGATCATCGAGTTCATTGTTGTCTCTATTTTATTAACCCTAGTGGACACGG TCTGAAACCATTGGATGTTCAATTTATGAAAGAATTACATAATTTAGTGAACATTATTCCTGTAATTGCTAAAGCTGACACACTAACACCAAGTGAAGTGAAAAAATTGAAAACTAAG GTTTTACAAGAGATAATGGACAATGGTATCAGGATATATAATGGAGAGATAGATGAAGAGGATGACTCACCTGAAATTAAAGAACTCAGG GATGCCATTCCAATGGCTGTGGTTGGTAGTACTACTCTTCTTGAAGTTGGTGGTAAGAGAGTCCGTGGTCGTCTGTATCCTTGGGGGA TCGAGAACAAAGAACATTGCGACTATGTTCTCTTACGTAATATGCTCATTCGTACCCATATGCAAGATCTCAAGGATTATACTCAAGATGTACATTACGAGAATTTCCGTAAGAAGAAACTCCTTCAAGGTTCACCA GGGAGGAGG CTTGAAGAGATGCGTCGACAAATGGCTATGTTGCAAGCTCAATTGCGTGTTGGTCTCAAACTGATACTGTTTGAGGCACAGACCCATACTGTTCATGACATcatcaataatttttaa